One Amaranthus tricolor cultivar Red isolate AtriRed21 chromosome 1, ASM2621246v1, whole genome shotgun sequence DNA window includes the following coding sequences:
- the LOC130799881 gene encoding aquaporin TIP2-1: MAIAFGRFDDSFSWASIKAYIAEFISTLLFVFAGVGSCIAYNKLTADAALSPGGLIAVAVCHGFALFVAVAVGANISGGHVNPAVTFGLAVGGQITILTGIFYWVAQLAGSVVGCFLLKAATGGLTTPIHSVAVGLGAVEAVVMEIVVTFALVYTVYATAVDPKKGSVGIVAPIAIGFIVGANILAAGPFSGGSMNPARSFGPAVASGDFQDHWVYWVGPLVGGGLAGLIYGNVFMQQDHAPLSSEY, translated from the exons ATGGCAATTGCTTTTGGAAGATTTGATGATTCATTCAGTTGGGCTTCAATTAAGGCTTACATTGCTGAATTCATCTCTACTTTGCTTTTTGTCTTTGCTGGAGTTGGATCTTGCATTGCTTACA ACAAGTTGACAGCAGATGCAGCCCTAAGCCCAGGAGGGTTAATAGCAGTAGCAGTATGCCATGGATTTGCCCTATTTGTAGCAGTGGCAGTTGGTGCTAACATCTCCGGCGGTCACGTCAACCCAGCTGTCACCTTCGGATTGGCTGTTGGTGGACAGATCACCATTCTTACTGGTATTTTCTACTGGGTCGCCCAGCTTGCTGGTTCTGTTGTTGGTTGTTTCCTCCTTAAGGCTGCCACTGGTGGTTTG ACAACTCCAATACACAGCGTCGCAGTAGGGTTAGGAGCAGTAGAAGCAGTAGTAATGGAAATAGTTGTAACCTTTGCTTTGGTATACACCGTCTATGCAACTGCAGTTGATCCTAAGAAGGGCTCTGTTGGAATTGTTGCCCCAATTGCTATTGGATTCATTGTTGGAGCCAATATTCTTGCTGCCGGCCCATTCTCTGGTGGGTCCATGAACCCAGCCCGATCTTTCGGCCCTGCTGTTGCCTCTGGTGATTTCCAGGACCACTGGGTCTACTGGGTTGGGCCCCTTGTTGGTGGTGGTCTTGCTGGGCTTATCTATGGCAATGTCTTTATGCAACAAGACCATGCCCCTCTTTCTAGTGAATactaa
- the LOC130799901 gene encoding N-(5'-phosphoribosyl)anthranilate isomerase 1, chloroplastic-like has protein sequence MEVQSYLRITNTVNMLISGMHKRDLHLLRLPFKSRNTKVMAISDTLQMSTAPNKYLKDRPLVKMCGITSAKDASIAAEAGADFIGMIMWPKSKRSVSLSTAKEISEVARKHGAEPVGVFVDDDADTILKAAAASNIEYVQLHGNGSRSTFPLLVKENRVIYVLHSDKDGILLNNISEEECSLVDWVLVDSATGGSGEGFDWTQFKLPSIKSKYGWLLAGGIKPDNVEEALVTLHPNGVDVSSGICGPDGIQKDESRISAFMSAVNSMRY, from the exons ATGGAAGTTCAAAGTTATCTTCGAATTACAAATACCGTGAATATGCTGATTTCTG GTATGCATAAGAGAGATCTACATTTATTAAGACTACCGTTCAAGTCTAGGAATACAAAAGTGATGGCTATTTCTGACACATTACAAATGTCTACTGCACCAAACAAGTATTTAAAAGATCGTCCTTTAGTGAAGATGTGTGGAATTACATCAGCTAAAGATGCTTCTATTGCAGCAGAAGCTGGTGCTGATTTTATTGGGATGATCATGTGGCCAAAATCAAAACGTTCTGTTTCTCTATCAACTGCAAAGGAAATTTCAGAGGTTGCTAGGAAGCATGGGGCGGAGCCAGTGGGGGtatttgttgatgatgatgccGACACTATTTTAAAAGCTGCTGCTGCATCGAACATAGAATATGTCCAG CTTCATGGAAATGGTTCACGGAGTACTTTCCCACTTTTGGTGAAGGAGAATCGTGTTATATATGTTCTTCACTCCGATAAAGATGGAATCCTCCTAAATAACATTTCTGAAGAAGAATGTTCTCTTGTAGATTGGGTCCTAGTAGATAGTGCAACTGGTGGGAG TGGGGAAGGATTCGATTGGACCCAGTTTAAATTGCCGTCTATTAAAAGCAAATATGGTTGGTTATTAGCAGGAGGAATCAAACCTGATAATGTTGAGGAAGCCCTTGTTACTCTTCACCCTAACGGAGTCGATGTTAGCAGCGGTATTTGTGGTCCCGATGGCATCCAAAAGGATGAATCAAGAATTTCAGCTTTCATGAGCGCAGTAAATTCTATGCGGTACTGA